The proteins below come from a single Saimiri boliviensis isolate mSaiBol1 chromosome 16, mSaiBol1.pri, whole genome shotgun sequence genomic window:
- the LACC1 gene encoding purine nucleoside phosphorylase LACC1: protein MAEAVLIDLFYLKLNSQKNCPQTLLKTLNAVQYHHAAKAKFLCIMCCSNISCERHGEQDNCELETSNGLSAVLEEFEIVSCPSVAASLYTIKQKIDERNLSSIKVIVPRHRKALMKAFIDQLFTDVYNFEFEDLQVTFREDSLKQSIEINIITAQELREIQNEIETYLRSLPALKGELTIITSPLIPDIFIHGFTTRTGGISYIPTLSSFNLFSSSKRRDPKAVVQENLRRLANAAGFNVEKFYRIKTDHSNDVWIMGRKEPDSYDGIATNQRGVTIAALGADCIPIVFADPVKKACGVAHAGWKGTLLGVAMATVNAMIAEYGCSLEDIVVVLGPSVGPCCFTLPKESAKAFHSLHPACVQLFDSPNPYVDIRKATRILLERGGILPQNIQDKNQDLNLCTSCHPDKFFSHVRDGLNFGTQIGFISIRE from the exons ATGGCAGAAGCAGTTTTGAttgatcttttttatttgaaattgaaCTCTCAAAAAAACTGCCCTCAGACATTACTGAAGACGTTGAATGCTGTCCAATACCACCATGCAGCCAAGGCCAAGTTTCTTTGTATAATGTGTTGCAGTAACATCAGCTGTGAAAGGCATGGAGAACAAGATAATTGTGAGTTAGAAACAAGCAATGGATTATCAGCTGTCTTGGAAGAATTTGAGATTGTTAGCTGTCCCAGCGTGGCTGCCTCTTTGTATACCATTAAGCAGaaaattgatgaaagaaatcTGAGCAGCATTAAGGTAATTGTACCCAGGCACAGGAAGGCATTAATGAAAGCTTTTATTGATCAACTCTTCACCGATGTTTACAATTTTGAATTTGAAGATTTGCAAGTGACTTTCAGGGAAGACTCTTTGAAACAGTCCATTGAAATAAACATTATCACAGCTCAAGAACTAAGAGAAATTCAGAATGAAATAGAAACATATTTGAGAAGTCTGCCAGCACTGAAAGGAGAATTAACTATTATCACTTCTCCTTTGATCCCAG ATATTTTCATACACGGATTTACTACAAGAACAGGTGGGATATCTTATATACCAACTCTTAGCTCATTCAATCTCTTCAGTAGTTCCAAACGGAGAGATCCCAAGGCAGTGGTTCAAGAAAATCTGCGTAGATTGGCGAATGCTGCAGGATTTAATGTGGAGAAGTTTTACCGAATAAAG ACTGATCATTCCAATGACGTCTGGATTATGGGAAGAAAGGAGCCTGACTCTTATGACGGAATAGCTACAAATCAGAGAGGAGTCACAATAGCAGCTCTTGGTGCTGACTGTATACCAATAGTTTTTGCAGATCCAGTCAAAAAAGCATGTGGGGTTGCTCACGCTG GTTGGAAAGGTACTTTGTTGGGTGTTGCTATGGCTACAGTGAATGCTATGATAGCAGAATATGGCTGCAGTTTGGAAGACATTGTTGTTGTACTTGGACCATCAGTAGGACCTTGCTGTTTTACTCTTCCAAAAGAATCAGCAAAGGCATTTCACAGTCTTCATCCTGCATGTGTACAACTATTTGACTCACCAAATCCCTATGTTGACATCCGTAAAGCTACAAG GATTCTTCTAGAACGGGGAGGAATTCTTCCACAGAATATTCAGGACAAGAACCAAGATCTCAACCTCTGTACATCTTGCCATCCTGACAAGTTTTTCTCCCATGTCCGAGATGGCCTTAATTTTGGTACACAAATTGGCTTCATATCAATTAGAGAATGA